One genomic window of Aricia agestis chromosome 7, ilAriAges1.1, whole genome shotgun sequence includes the following:
- the LOC121728586 gene encoding single-stranded DNA-binding protein, mitochondrial gives MLCLTRASKFCNRLPSTIKIHTTAFTLDGQKTEKTINQVTLLGRVGADPQKRGNEEHPVVNFPLATHFSYKYESGDVLQRTDWHRVSVFRPGLRDTVYKYLRKGQRVYVTGKLSYGEVKLDDGQVRTASTVIADDIIFFQSLPQDT, from the exons ATGTTGTGCCTGACACGC GCTTCAAAGTTTTGTAACCGGCTGCCAAGCACCATAAAGATTCATACAACAGCATTTACTTTGGACGGCCAAAAGACTGAAAAAA CAATCAATCAAGTAACTTTGCTTGGACGAGTTGGAGCAGACCCACAAAAAAGGGGCAACGAGGAACACCCTGTAGTAAACTTTCCATTGGCCACACACTTCAGCTACAAGTATGAATCTGGTGATGTTCTACAAAGGACAGACTGGCACAGAGTCAGTGTTTTTAGACCAGGACTGAGAGATACCGTGTACAAATATCTAAGAAAAGGCCAAAGAGTTTATGTTACCGGTAAACTATCCTACGGAGAGGTGAAACTGGATGATGGACAAGTAAGAACTGCCTCTACAGTTATTGCagatgacattatttttttccaaagCCTACCTCAAGATACTTAA